A single region of the Brassica rapa cultivar Chiifu-401-42 chromosome A03, CAAS_Brap_v3.01, whole genome shotgun sequence genome encodes:
- the LOC103861607 gene encoding uncharacterized protein LOC103861607, protein MNKRFGGKIPTGTPSLALSTIVVVASLLGGASIVHNLYKPDLRLPQMENDEPDKKKESGNKD, encoded by the exons ATGAACAAAAGGTTTGGGGGGAAGATACCGACCGGAACTCCGTCACTAGCGTTGTCAACTATCGTCGTTGTAGCCTCACTTCTCGGTGGAGCCTCCATCGTCCACAATTTATACAAACCAGATCTT AGATTACCTCAGATGGAAAATGATGAACCAGACAAGAAGAAAGAATCTGGAAACAAAGATTAA